From a region of the Nonlabens sp. Hel1_33_55 genome:
- a CDS encoding exosortase F system-associated membrane protein translates to MSRLLQICAVAILLVLLVCVRYFQHDLFYDPLDEYFHGAFQSMPFPEMKTMWLFLSNSLRYSMNAIISLAIIWVLFKSASYIKAGLWVYLFAFIVLNVLFFVTLQFEASLSKMALFYTRRFLIHPLLLFVLVAGGYFLKTRNAALIADSNAPDDKK, encoded by the coding sequence GTGAGCCGTTTACTTCAAATATGCGCTGTTGCGATACTGTTAGTGTTGTTGGTCTGCGTTCGTTATTTCCAGCATGACTTATTTTATGATCCACTGGATGAGTATTTCCATGGCGCATTCCAGAGCATGCCTTTTCCAGAGATGAAAACAATGTGGTTGTTTTTATCTAACTCATTGCGGTATTCGATGAACGCAATTATTTCGCTAGCTATAATCTGGGTTCTTTTTAAGTCCGCTAGTTATATTAAGGCAGGTTTATGGGTGTATCTGTTTGCTTTTATCGTGCTAAACGTTCTGTTTTTTGTCACGCTGCAGTTTGAAGCCTCGCTATCAAAAATGGCGCTTTTCTATACCAGAAGGTTTTTGATTCACCCTTTATTACTCTTTGTTTTGGTAGCTGGAGGCTATTTTCTCAAGACAAGAAATGCAGCCCTTATAGCGGACTCAAATGCGCCCGACGATAAAAAGTAG
- a CDS encoding acyl-CoA dehydrogenase, which yields MDFSLTEEHLMIRDAARDFAKTELLPGVIERDNLQRFPTEQIKKMGELGFLGMMADPKYGGGGMDTISYVLVMEELSKVDASASVIVSVNNSLVCWGLDTYGNEAQKEKYLTKLTSGESIGAFCLSEPEAGSDATSQKTTAIDKGDHYVLNGTKNWITNGNSADYYLVIAQTDKEKKHKGINAFIVEKGWDGFEIGVKEDKLGIRGSDTHSLIFNDVKVPKENRIGEDGFGFKFAMKTLSGGRIGIAAQALGIASGAYELARDYSKVRKAFGTEICNHQAIAFKLADMHTSIAAARHLVMKSAWDKDQGNSYDMSSAMAKLYASQVAMDVSVEAVQVHGGNGFVKEYHVERLMRDAKITQIYEGTSEIQKIVISRGLLAD from the coding sequence ATGGATTTTAGCCTTACGGAAGAGCATTTAATGATTAGAGATGCTGCCAGAGATTTTGCAAAAACCGAATTGTTGCCTGGAGTGATCGAGCGTGACAACCTACAAAGATTCCCTACAGAACAAATTAAGAAAATGGGTGAGCTAGGATTTCTAGGAATGATGGCAGATCCTAAGTACGGCGGTGGTGGAATGGATACTATATCATACGTTTTGGTAATGGAAGAACTTTCTAAAGTGGACGCTAGTGCCTCCGTGATCGTATCGGTAAATAACTCACTGGTTTGTTGGGGACTTGATACTTATGGTAACGAGGCTCAAAAAGAAAAATACCTGACTAAACTAACCTCTGGAGAATCGATTGGCGCATTTTGTCTTTCTGAGCCAGAAGCTGGTAGTGATGCTACGTCCCAAAAAACAACGGCGATTGATAAAGGCGATCACTATGTGCTTAATGGTACTAAAAACTGGATCACAAACGGTAATAGTGCCGATTATTATCTAGTCATAGCCCAGACTGATAAAGAGAAAAAGCATAAAGGAATTAATGCTTTTATCGTTGAGAAAGGCTGGGATGGTTTTGAAATAGGTGTTAAGGAAGATAAATTAGGTATACGTGGTAGTGATACGCACTCATTGATTTTCAATGATGTGAAAGTGCCTAAGGAAAACAGGATAGGCGAGGACGGTTTTGGGTTCAAGTTTGCTATGAAGACACTTTCTGGTGGTCGTATAGGTATTGCAGCCCAAGCATTGGGAATCGCAAGTGGCGCTTATGAACTTGCGCGTGATTACAGTAAAGTGCGTAAGGCTTTTGGAACCGAAATCTGTAACCATCAAGCAATCGCCTTTAAACTAGCAGACATGCATACCAGCATTGCTGCAGCAAGACATTTGGTAATGAAAAGCGCATGGGATAAAGATCAAGGCAACAGCTATGATATGAGCAGTGCCATGGCAAAATTATATGCATCTCAAGTTGCAATGGATGTATCTGTAGAAGCGGTTCAGGTACATGGCGGTAATGGATTTGTAAAAGAATACCATGTAGAACGTTTGATGCGTGATGCAAAAATCACACAGATCTATGAAGGAACCAGCGAGATCCAGAAGATTGTAATTTCAAGAGGCCTTTTGGCTGATTAG
- the galE gene encoding UDP-glucose 4-epimerase GalE translates to MKVLVTGGLGYIGSHVVVELQERGHEVVIIDDLSNSSEKVLDQITSITGKEPEFEKLDLRVKEDVVYFFRKHKDIENVIHFAASKAVGESVARPLDYYENNITALVYLLNNIKRRNTKFIFSSSCTVYGQADELPVSESAPVKPAESPYGNTKQIGEEIIRDLCNVMPNLNAIALRYFNPIGAHESAKIGELPLGTPQNLVPYITQTGIGLREQLSIYGDDYPTKDGTAIRDYIHVVDLAKAHVVALERLETGKNETNMETFNIGTGTGSTVMEVVNTFKEVSGKPLNYKVVDRRSGDITAAYAQTDRANNVLGWKARSSLKEALESAWKWEQHVRSEDF, encoded by the coding sequence ATGAAAGTATTGGTTACTGGTGGATTAGGTTATATAGGTTCACATGTGGTGGTAGAGTTGCAGGAGCGTGGCCATGAGGTTGTAATAATTGATGACCTATCAAACAGTTCAGAGAAGGTACTTGATCAAATAACATCCATAACTGGAAAAGAGCCTGAATTTGAAAAGCTTGACTTAAGGGTAAAAGAAGATGTGGTTTACTTTTTCAGAAAGCATAAGGATATTGAAAACGTAATTCATTTTGCAGCGTCAAAAGCCGTAGGCGAGAGCGTAGCACGACCGTTGGATTATTACGAGAATAATATCACGGCTTTAGTCTATTTGCTCAACAACATTAAGAGAAGAAATACAAAGTTCATTTTCAGCTCATCCTGTACTGTTTATGGACAGGCAGATGAATTACCAGTATCAGAAAGTGCTCCAGTCAAACCAGCCGAATCTCCTTATGGTAATACTAAACAAATAGGTGAAGAAATTATTAGAGATCTCTGTAATGTGATGCCTAATTTGAATGCCATTGCATTGCGCTATTTCAATCCAATAGGGGCACACGAGTCGGCTAAGATTGGTGAATTACCGCTGGGAACACCACAGAATTTAGTTCCCTATATCACCCAAACTGGAATAGGACTGCGTGAACAGTTATCTATTTATGGCGATGATTACCCTACCAAGGATGGAACAGCAATAAGAGATTATATCCATGTGGTAGATCTTGCAAAAGCTCATGTTGTTGCTTTGGAAAGATTAGAAACCGGCAAGAATGAAACCAATATGGAAACCTTCAATATAGGAACAGGAACTGGTTCTACTGTTATGGAAGTAGTCAACACCTTTAAAGAGGTTTCTGGAAAGCCTTTGAACTATAAGGTAGTAGATCGCCGCTCGGGCGATATTACAGCTGCCTATGCACAAACGGATCGTGCCAATAACGTTCTAGGATGGAAAGCACGGTCGTCCTTGAAAGAAGCTTTAGAATCTGCATGGAAATGGGAGCAGCATGTCAGGAGTGAAGATTTCTAG
- a CDS encoding GAF domain-containing protein: MQKNDLKPQITSIINGDEEAVKKMQAICDLLQDKLPTYNWVGFYMAHETEPRLHLWCQAGEPTDHVVIPFGKGICGQVAVSNQNFVVDDVKAQDNYIACSIYVKSEVVIPLFKDGKNIGQIDIDSNTVAAFDESDERFLEWVNEQVATIL; the protein is encoded by the coding sequence ATGCAAAAGAACGATTTAAAACCACAGATTACATCCATTATTAACGGTGATGAGGAAGCAGTAAAGAAAATGCAAGCCATTTGCGATTTGTTGCAAGATAAATTGCCTACTTATAATTGGGTAGGTTTCTACATGGCACATGAAACCGAGCCAAGGTTACACCTGTGGTGTCAAGCAGGTGAGCCTACAGATCATGTGGTGATACCTTTTGGCAAAGGGATTTGTGGTCAGGTAGCGGTTTCTAATCAGAATTTTGTGGTGGACGATGTTAAGGCCCAGGATAACTATATCGCCTGCAGTATTTATGTAAAAAGTGAGGTCGTCATTCCATTATTCAAGGATGGCAAGAATATAGGCCAGATCGATATTGACAGTAATACCGTGGCAGCTTTTGATGAAAGTGATGAACGTTTTCTAGAATGGGTGAACGAGCAAGTAGCGACGATTCTATAG
- the groL gene encoding chaperonin GroEL (60 kDa chaperone family; promotes refolding of misfolded polypeptides especially under stressful conditions; forms two stacked rings of heptamers to form a barrel-shaped 14mer; ends can be capped by GroES; misfolded proteins enter the barrel where they are refolded when GroES binds): protein MAKDIKFDIEARDGIKRGVDALANAVKVTLGPKGRNVIIGKSFGAPVVTKDGVSVAKEIELENELENMGAQMVKEVASKTNDLAGDGTTTATVLAQAIVKEGLKNVAAGANPMDLKRGIDQAVEAIVKDLEKQAKKVGDSSEMIKQVASISANNDEMIGDLIAKAFGKVGKEGVITVEEAKGTETYVDVVEGMQFDRGYLSPYFVTNSEKMTTELENPYILLFDKKISTMKDLMPVLEPVAQSGKPLLIIAEDVDGEALATLVVNKLRGALKIAAVKAPGFGDRRKAMLEDIAILTGGTVISEERGFTLENATIDMLGTAEKVDINKDNTTIVNGAGSNKDIKDRVGQIKSQIENTTSDYDKEKLQERLAKLAGGVAVLYVGAASEVEMKEKKDRVDDALHATRAAVEEGIVAGGGVALVRAKSVLAKLKAENFDQETGISIVVRAIESPLRTIVENAGGEGSVVIAKILESKGGNYGYDAKNDKYVDMLKEGIIDPKKVTRVALENAASVAGMILTTECALVEIKEDNGGGGMPGGGMPGGMGGMM, encoded by the coding sequence ATGGCAAAAGACATAAAATTTGACATAGAAGCAAGAGACGGTATCAAACGAGGCGTCGATGCACTTGCTAATGCAGTAAAGGTAACCTTGGGACCTAAGGGTCGTAACGTAATCATTGGTAAATCATTCGGTGCGCCAGTGGTGACCAAGGATGGTGTAAGTGTAGCCAAAGAAATCGAACTTGAAAACGAGCTTGAGAATATGGGTGCACAAATGGTTAAGGAGGTTGCTTCTAAAACCAACGATCTTGCCGGTGATGGTACAACTACCGCAACTGTACTAGCTCAAGCTATTGTAAAAGAAGGTTTGAAAAACGTAGCTGCTGGTGCTAACCCAATGGACCTTAAGAGAGGTATTGACCAAGCGGTCGAGGCTATCGTTAAGGATCTTGAGAAGCAAGCTAAAAAAGTAGGTGACTCTAGCGAGATGATCAAGCAAGTAGCGAGTATATCTGCTAACAATGACGAGATGATTGGCGACTTGATCGCTAAAGCTTTTGGAAAAGTTGGAAAAGAAGGTGTTATCACTGTAGAAGAAGCTAAAGGAACTGAAACTTATGTAGATGTTGTTGAAGGTATGCAGTTTGACCGTGGATACCTTTCTCCATATTTTGTTACCAATAGTGAGAAAATGACAACCGAATTAGAGAATCCATATATCTTGTTATTTGACAAGAAGATCTCTACCATGAAGGATTTGATGCCGGTTCTTGAACCAGTAGCACAATCAGGTAAGCCGTTATTGATCATTGCTGAGGATGTAGATGGTGAGGCTCTTGCAACTCTTGTAGTAAACAAATTGCGTGGCGCATTGAAAATTGCAGCTGTTAAGGCTCCAGGTTTTGGTGACCGTAGAAAAGCTATGCTGGAAGACATCGCAATCTTGACTGGTGGTACAGTAATTTCTGAAGAAAGAGGTTTCACTCTTGAGAACGCAACCATCGACATGTTAGGTACAGCAGAGAAAGTGGACATCAATAAGGATAATACAACTATTGTAAACGGTGCTGGTTCTAACAAGGACATCAAGGATCGCGTAGGTCAGATCAAATCTCAAATCGAGAACACAACCTCTGATTACGACAAAGAAAAACTTCAAGAGCGTCTAGCTAAGTTAGCTGGTGGTGTTGCCGTACTTTATGTAGGTGCAGCAAGCGAAGTTGAAATGAAAGAGAAAAAAGATCGTGTGGATGATGCACTTCATGCAACTCGTGCAGCGGTTGAAGAAGGAATTGTTGCTGGTGGTGGTGTTGCATTAGTAAGAGCAAAATCTGTTCTAGCTAAGTTGAAAGCTGAAAACTTTGACCAAGAAACTGGAATATCGATTGTAGTACGTGCGATAGAAAGCCCGTTGAGAACTATCGTTGAGAATGCTGGTGGTGAAGGAAGTGTGGTAATTGCCAAGATTTTAGAATCTAAAGGTGGTAACTACGGCTACGATGCTAAAAACGACAAGTACGTGGACATGCTAAAAGAAGGAATCATTGACCCTAAAAAGGTAACTCGTGTTGCCCTTGAAAATGCAGCGTCAGTTGCAGGAATGATCCTTACCACTGAATGTGCTTTAGTTGAAATAAAGGAAGACAACGGCGGCGGCGGAATGCCAGGTGGTGGAATGCCAGGAGGCATGGGCGGCATGATGTAA
- the xrtF gene encoding exosortase family protein XrtF: MDRLKPYYPVFKFVIIFGALYLLLSLAYYGYLQLEYQDYNYPDPITAGVSRQTQTILQWLGYDAQIYNASSHPSVMLYINDQIVYRVIEGCNAVSVMLLFAAFVIAFAKAYKKTILFLLIGFVFIYLVNLTRLVSLALVFQNLPEFREVAHDIAFPAVIYGSVILLWIYWIRKPKTS; this comes from the coding sequence TTGGACCGCCTCAAACCCTATTATCCCGTTTTCAAATTTGTTATCATCTTTGGTGCGCTGTATTTACTGCTGTCGCTTGCTTACTATGGTTATTTGCAGTTGGAATATCAGGATTATAATTATCCAGATCCCATAACTGCTGGCGTGAGTAGGCAAACGCAGACGATACTTCAATGGTTGGGTTATGATGCGCAGATCTATAATGCATCCAGCCATCCATCAGTGATGTTGTATATCAACGATCAGATCGTTTATAGGGTGATTGAGGGTTGTAATGCGGTAAGTGTGATGTTGTTGTTTGCTGCTTTTGTCATCGCTTTCGCGAAAGCGTACAAGAAAACAATCCTCTTCCTATTGATAGGATTTGTATTTATCTATTTAGTGAATCTTACAAGGCTGGTCTCGCTTGCCCTAGTATTTCAAAATCTGCCGGAATTTAGGGAAGTTGCCCATGACATCGCATTTCCAGCAGTAATCTATGGGAGCGTCATCTTATTGTGGATCTACTGGATCAGAAAACCGAAAACCTCGTGA
- a CDS encoding zinc-dependent metalloprotease yields the protein MKSLKLMMILLMTATFITSCGSKKGSSKAGTEDSASKSDKKDGMKPYAKVITKDAKSDPGLFTVHKVEDKYYYEIPDSLLDREMLMVTRIAKTAAGIGFGGGKANTQTLRWQRKNDNILLRVVSHSVVAADSLPVSIAVENSNFEPILYSFPIAAVKKDSVNNNAVIDVTKFFSEDVKSIGFPQSQRSRYKVSRLDDDRSYIDTLKSFPENIESRHVKTYLASEAPSNDDVQSITLEMSNSMILLPEEPMKRRYFDQRVGWFARGQQDYGLDAQETKTVRYLDRWRLEVKDEDMAAFNRGELVEPKKQIVYYIDPATPQQWRKYIKEGINDWQVAFEAAGFKEAIIAADAPTKEEDPDWSPEDVRYSTVRYLASPIPNANGPHVSDPRSGEILESDINWYHNVMTLLRNWFFVQTAAINDKAQATQFDEEVMGRLIRFVSSHEVGHTLGLPHNMGSSVAYSVEDLRSPEFTAEYSTAPSIMDYARFNYVAQPEDGDVALMPNIGPYDKYAIKWGYKPIPGKTAEEEKEILDEWIMEKAGDPLYRFGRQQFGVIDYTSQTEDLGDDSMKASNYGIMNLKRIVPKLGEWTGKEGENYDDLETMYGQVLGQYNRYLGHVAANIGGVKETYKAYGQEGAVYEHAPRDKQERAMEFLQEQVFETPEWLIDQDIFNKIESDGGIERLRGVQVRALNDVLDFGRMARLMENEEVNGREAYGLLEMMTDLRQGIFSELSRGRTIDRYRRNLQRAYVERLQYIMENEQDARTGRFGGSGIDVAQSDIRPIVRAELETLLRDSRRAANSTGDRLSRIHLRDLAERIDMILNPV from the coding sequence ATGAAATCATTAAAACTGATGATGATTCTATTGATGACGGCAACTTTTATAACAAGTTGTGGATCAAAAAAAGGATCTTCAAAGGCTGGAACAGAGGATTCTGCCAGCAAATCTGATAAAAAAGATGGTATGAAACCTTATGCAAAGGTGATTACTAAGGATGCCAAAAGCGATCCAGGTCTTTTTACAGTTCATAAGGTGGAAGATAAGTACTACTATGAAATCCCTGACAGTCTTCTAGACAGAGAGATGTTGATGGTAACACGTATTGCTAAAACTGCTGCCGGCATTGGTTTTGGTGGTGGAAAGGCTAACACGCAAACACTTAGATGGCAACGTAAGAATGACAATATCCTATTAAGAGTTGTATCACATTCCGTTGTTGCTGCAGACTCTCTTCCAGTAAGTATTGCTGTTGAGAATTCAAATTTTGAACCTATCCTCTACTCTTTTCCTATCGCTGCAGTGAAAAAAGACAGCGTTAATAATAACGCAGTAATTGACGTTACTAAATTCTTTAGTGAAGATGTGAAATCTATAGGTTTCCCACAATCACAGCGCAGTCGCTACAAAGTTTCAAGACTTGATGATGATCGTTCTTATATTGACACTTTAAAGTCATTTCCAGAAAATATTGAGAGTCGTCACGTAAAAACCTACCTAGCAAGTGAAGCACCATCTAACGACGATGTACAGTCTATCACTCTAGAGATGAGCAACTCCATGATTCTTCTACCAGAAGAGCCTATGAAGCGTCGCTATTTTGACCAACGAGTTGGTTGGTTTGCCAGAGGTCAACAAGATTATGGTCTTGATGCTCAAGAAACAAAAACTGTACGCTATTTAGATCGTTGGAGACTTGAAGTTAAAGATGAAGATATGGCAGCCTTTAATAGAGGTGAACTGGTAGAGCCTAAAAAACAAATCGTTTATTACATCGATCCTGCTACACCTCAACAATGGAGAAAATACATTAAAGAAGGAATCAACGACTGGCAAGTAGCTTTTGAAGCAGCAGGTTTCAAAGAAGCAATTATCGCTGCAGATGCACCTACTAAAGAAGAAGATCCAGACTGGAGTCCAGAAGATGTTCGTTATTCAACGGTAAGATACCTTGCATCACCTATACCTAACGCAAATGGACCACACGTATCAGATCCACGATCTGGTGAGATTCTAGAATCTGACATCAACTGGTATCACAATGTTATGACTTTGTTACGCAACTGGTTCTTTGTTCAGACAGCTGCCATTAACGATAAAGCTCAAGCGACACAATTTGATGAAGAAGTTATGGGAAGACTCATCCGTTTTGTGAGCTCTCATGAAGTAGGTCATACATTAGGTCTACCTCACAATATGGGAAGTTCTGTAGCTTATTCTGTTGAAGATCTACGTAGCCCAGAATTTACAGCTGAATATAGTACGGCACCTAGTATCATGGACTATGCAAGATTCAATTATGTAGCACAACCAGAAGATGGTGATGTAGCATTGATGCCTAACATAGGTCCTTATGATAAATATGCGATCAAGTGGGGTTACAAGCCTATTCCTGGTAAAACTGCAGAAGAGGAAAAAGAAATCCTTGACGAGTGGATCATGGAAAAAGCAGGCGATCCTTTGTATCGTTTTGGTCGTCAGCAATTTGGTGTGATTGATTACACTAGCCAGACTGAAGATCTAGGTGACGATAGCATGAAAGCTAGTAATTACGGGATCATGAATCTTAAAAGAATCGTTCCTAAACTAGGAGAGTGGACAGGTAAAGAAGGTGAGAACTATGACGACCTTGAAACTATGTATGGACAAGTTTTAGGTCAGTACAATAGATACCTAGGACACGTTGCTGCAAACATTGGTGGTGTGAAAGAAACTTACAAAGCCTACGGTCAAGAAGGTGCTGTATATGAGCATGCCCCACGTGACAAGCAAGAACGTGCTATGGAGTTTTTACAAGAGCAAGTTTTTGAAACACCAGAATGGTTGATTGATCAAGACATCTTCAACAAAATAGAAAGTGATGGTGGTATTGAAAGATTGCGTGGTGTTCAAGTGAGAGCACTTAACGACGTTCTTGACTTCGGTCGTATGGCTCGTTTAATGGAAAACGAAGAAGTCAATGGTCGTGAAGCTTACGGTTTATTAGAGATGATGACTGACTTGCGTCAGGGAATCTTTAGTGAATTATCTCGCGGTAGAACAATTGACCGCTACCGTAGAAACTTGCAACGTGCTTATGTAGAGAGATTACAATACATCATGGAAAATGAGCAGGATGCTCGCACAGGCCGCTTTGGTGGTTCAGGGATTGATGTTGCACAAAGTGACATTAGACCTATCGTACGTGCAGAATTGGAAACTCTATTGAGAGATTCTCGTAGAGCAGCTAATTCTACTGGTGATCGTTTGTCAAGAATTCACTTGCGTGACCTTGCAGAACGTATTGACATGATTCTAAATCCGGTCTAG
- a CDS encoding nodulation protein NoeA, whose amino-acid sequence MKRLPASYRDPSGYIFLDGDHLRRQINPVFFEEYSAAVNAGIYEKLFAKGWLIPHREVSQDENKIILEPEHIPFISYPYEWSFTQYKHAAQLTLRLQMFLLEHDFSLKDASAFNITFHNGKAIFIDTLSIERYKENEPWRALQQFEMHFFGTLLLAEKYGAQHLKTLSHQINGVDLKETSKLLGWKSRFHPVIYPNIHLMAKDNGEAQTNTAEKSPKISKESQLKILKVLEMHISGMSLSESTEWTAYYDQTNYDAASFGNKKQLIHDWSNALDAKTAIDLGGNDGTFARELPSSIEQVIVSDIDQAAIDYCYKKELESSDSKILPIVIDLMQPSPSIGFGNNERKSFSKRIENLQPDLSLALALIHHITLTGNVPFEMSAAFFSRISKHLIIEFPDREDSWVQFILDSKRDARHLFDDYNLSAFAKAYSEYYHIDKKQKIEGTHRTLFLMRRK is encoded by the coding sequence ATGAAGCGATTACCGGCTTCCTATAGAGATCCTTCTGGTTACATTTTTTTGGATGGTGATCATTTAAGGCGCCAAATCAACCCGGTTTTTTTTGAGGAATATAGTGCTGCAGTAAATGCGGGAATCTACGAAAAGCTGTTTGCAAAAGGATGGCTTATACCTCACCGTGAGGTCTCACAGGATGAAAATAAAATAATTCTTGAACCAGAGCATATCCCATTCATTAGTTATCCCTACGAGTGGAGTTTTACACAATATAAACATGCGGCCCAACTTACGTTGCGATTGCAAATGTTTTTGCTGGAACACGATTTCTCGCTCAAAGATGCCAGCGCTTTCAATATTACATTTCATAATGGCAAAGCTATTTTTATTGACACACTAAGTATTGAACGCTATAAAGAAAACGAACCGTGGCGTGCGTTGCAGCAATTTGAAATGCACTTTTTCGGCACATTGCTACTAGCTGAAAAATATGGCGCTCAACACCTCAAAACCTTATCACATCAAATTAACGGTGTTGACTTGAAAGAGACTTCAAAACTGTTGGGATGGAAATCAAGATTTCATCCAGTAATTTATCCCAACATTCATTTGATGGCAAAGGATAATGGCGAGGCTCAAACCAACACTGCTGAAAAATCACCCAAAATTTCAAAAGAATCCCAGCTCAAAATTCTGAAAGTTCTAGAGATGCATATTTCTGGAATGTCATTATCAGAATCTACAGAATGGACGGCTTACTATGATCAAACCAATTATGATGCGGCCTCATTTGGCAACAAAAAACAATTGATTCATGATTGGAGCAATGCACTTGATGCCAAAACTGCTATTGATCTAGGTGGTAATGACGGCACCTTTGCCAGAGAATTACCGTCAAGCATAGAGCAGGTAATCGTTAGTGACATTGATCAAGCTGCGATTGACTATTGTTATAAAAAGGAACTAGAATCCAGCGACAGCAAGATCTTACCGATAGTTATCGACCTGATGCAACCTTCTCCATCTATAGGTTTTGGCAACAATGAACGTAAGAGTTTTAGTAAACGTATTGAAAACCTACAACCAGATTTGAGCCTAGCGCTGGCGTTGATTCATCATATTACACTTACTGGTAATGTGCCGTTCGAGATGAGCGCCGCATTTTTCTCGAGAATTAGCAAACATTTAATTATCGAATTTCCCGATCGTGAGGACAGTTGGGTACAATTCATTCTAGATAGTAAAAGAGATGCTCGTCATTTATTTGATGATTATAATCTGTCCGCTTTCGCGAAAGCGTACTCAGAATACTACCACATTGACAAAAAACAAAAAATCGAAGGGACGCACAGAACCCTATTTTTAATGCGTCGCAAATGA
- a CDS encoding anhydro-N-acetylmuramic acid kinase — MIAQSYNVIGVMSGTSLDGIDLVHVNLKYSSGWSFEILHHECVEYEQSWANRLQGGIDLYESILQLLNKDYTTYLAAVCNDFIKSNSIENLIAICSHGHTISHDPENGHTLQIGNLPELATLTNQRIVCDFRVQDVAMGGQGAPLVPIGDRLLFSNNDYCLNLGGFANVSFENNGNRLAYDLCAVNVVLNHYALKLGKKYDDNGAFAKAGTPQSSILKQLADLPFYKQPAPKSLGIEWVNEYVFPILDTIEDPLNVIATYTHHVAKIISESLPANSKVIVTGGGAYNSYLLELINTQRSTLLELPEPAIIDMKEAIIFALLGVLRLRNENNCISSVTGASRDHSSGKIYTP, encoded by the coding sequence ATGATAGCACAGAGTTATAACGTCATAGGAGTCATGTCTGGCACGTCTCTCGATGGAATTGATCTTGTCCACGTTAATCTCAAATATTCAAGCGGTTGGAGTTTTGAAATTTTGCACCATGAATGTGTTGAATATGAACAATCATGGGCAAATAGACTTCAAGGAGGTATTGATCTTTATGAATCTATTTTGCAACTGCTCAATAAAGACTACACGACGTATCTGGCAGCCGTTTGCAATGATTTCATCAAATCAAATAGCATTGAAAACCTTATAGCGATTTGTTCACACGGCCATACGATTTCTCACGATCCAGAGAATGGTCACACATTACAGATTGGAAACCTTCCAGAGCTCGCAACCTTAACTAACCAGCGTATTGTTTGTGATTTTAGAGTCCAGGATGTCGCTATGGGTGGTCAAGGCGCACCACTGGTACCTATAGGCGACCGTTTGCTTTTTAGCAACAACGACTATTGCCTTAATCTTGGTGGTTTTGCAAATGTCAGTTTTGAAAATAATGGAAATAGGCTGGCTTATGACCTTTGTGCAGTAAATGTTGTGCTCAATCACTATGCTTTAAAACTAGGAAAGAAGTATGATGATAATGGCGCTTTCGCGAAAGCGGGAACTCCACAATCCTCTATCCTAAAACAACTTGCAGATTTACCATTTTATAAACAACCTGCACCTAAATCCTTGGGAATCGAATGGGTGAATGAGTACGTTTTTCCAATTCTTGATACGATTGAAGATCCGCTGAATGTTATCGCCACTTACACTCACCATGTTGCTAAAATCATCTCTGAAAGCCTGCCAGCAAATTCTAAAGTGATCGTTACTGGTGGTGGAGCTTACAACTCATATTTGCTAGAATTAATCAACACCCAACGATCGACATTGTTGGAACTACCAGAACCAGCCATTATCGACATGAAGGAAGCGATCATTTTTGCATTATTAGGTGTGCTGCGGCTACGCAATGAAAATAATTGCATTTCTAGCGTGACTGGAGCTTCTAGAGACCATAGTAGCGGCAAAATTTATACTCCATAA